The following DNA comes from Serpentinimonas raichei.
CTGATCACCACCTCGGTGCGCGGCTGGTTGGTCTGTTCATCGATGGTGTGCCAGGTGCCGGCCGGGCTCATCTGGGCCCAGGCCGAGCCGGCCAGCAGCAGGCCAACGGCCAGCAGGGTGTGACGCAGTGCGTTTTTCATATGAAAAGCTCCGGAAGGGTTTCGAATGAAGATCAGGCCAGCGCGGCCTCGGTGTCCATCAGGCTGGCGCTGCCGGCGCGCGCGGTGCGCATCAGCATGGCAGTTTCGGGCAGCAGCTTGGCAAAGTAAAAACGCGCCGTTTGCAGCTTGGCAGTGTAGAACGGGTCTTGGCTGCCGGTTGCGATCTGCTTGAGCGCCACCGAGGCCATGCGGGCAAAGAAGTAGGCGTACACGAGGTGCCCGGCCACGCGCAGGTAGTCCACAGCGGCTGCGCCCACTTCGTCGGGGTTTTGCATGCCCTTGAAGCCGATTTCGGTGGTGAACTTGTTCATCTGCTCGCCCAAGTAGGCAAGCGGGTTGATGAACTCGGCCATTTTCTCGTTCACGCCCTCTTGCTCCACCAGCGCCGCCACCAGCTTGCCGAATTTTTTCAGCGAAGCGCCGTTGTTGCCCAGCACTTTGCGGCCCAGCAAATCCAGGCTCTGCACCGTGTTGGTGCCTTCGTAGATCATGTTGATGCGGGCATCGCGCACGTACTGCTCCATGCCCCACTCTTTGATGTAGCCGTGGCCGCCGAAAACCTGCTGGCACATCGTGGTGGCGGTCCAGGCGTTGTCGGAGACGAAGGCTTTGGCGATTGGTGTCAGCAGCGCCAACAGCTCGGCGCTGTCCTTGCGCACTTTTTCGTCCGGGTGGTTGATTTCTTGGTCGAGCAACAGGGCGCTGTAGGTCATCAGCGCACGCCCACCTTCGGCATAGGCCTTGGCGGTGAGCAGCATTTTGCGCACGTCCGGGTGCACGATGATCGGGTCGGCCGGCTTGTCTTTGGCCTTCACGCCCGAGAGGCTGCGCATCTGGATGCGGTCTTTGGCGTAGGCGAGCGCGTTCTGGTAGGCCACTTCGGTCAGGCCCAGCGACTGGTTGCCCACCCCCAAACGGGCCGCGTTCATCATCACAAACATGGCTTGCAAGCCCTTGTTGGGCTGACCCACCAGCGTGCCGATGGCGCCATCGAGCATCAGCTGGGCGGTGGCATTGCCGTGGATGCCCATCTTGTGCTCGAGGCCGGAGCAGAAAATGGGGTTGCGCGCACCCAGCGAGCCATCGGCTTGCACGTGGTACTTGGGCACCAAAAACAGGCTAATGCCTTTGCTGCCGGCTGGGGCGTCGGGCAGGCGCGCCAGCACCAGGTGCAGGATGTTTTCGGTCAGGTCGTGTTCACCGGCGCTGATGAAAATCTTTTGCCCGGTGATCTTGTAGCTGCCGTCGGCTTGCGGCTCGGCCTTGCTGCGCAGCATGCCGAGGTCGGTGCCGCAATGCGGTTCGGTCAGGCACATGGTGCCGGTCCACTCGCCGCTCACCAGCTTGGCCAAGTAGGTTTTTTTCTGCTCCGGCGTGCCGTGGGCGTGCAGGCACTCGTAAGCGCCGTGGCTCAGACCGGGGTACATGGTCCAGGCTTGGTTGGCGCTGTTGAGCATTTCGTAGAAGCACTGGTTGACCACGAAGGGCAGGCCTTGGCCGCCGTATTCGGGGTCGCAGCTCAGGGCCGGCCAACCGCCGGCGACGTACTGCTGGTAGGCCGCCTTGAAGCCGCTCGGCGCTTGCACCTCGTGGGTGGCTTTGTCGAGCGTGCAACCCTCGTGGTCACCGCTGATATTGAGCGGGAACGCCACTTCGGCGGCAAACTTGCCCCCTTCTTCGAGCACCGCGTTGAGGGTCTCGATATCGGCATCGGCGTGTGCCGGGCAGGCCTTGAGCGCATCGACGGCGTGCAACACTTCGTGCAACACAAATTGCATGTCGCGCAGCGGCGGGGTGTAAGCGGGCATGGGACAGGTCTCCAGTTGAAAAGGACGGTGAAACGAAACGGGTTAGCAATGGTGGCGCGCCAGCAGATTCTCAAAACCTTGGCGGGCGTGCTGCAACCCCTGCGGGTTGCGCAAAAAACGGGCGTCGTAGTGCAGGGCCAAAATCAGGCCGTGGATTTCAAAGGCGATCTGGTGCGGGTCGGCCTCGGGCCGCAGATGGCCTTGCGCGATCGCGGTCTGGACCGCGCGCCGCATGGCGGCCTGCCAGGTGTTGACGGTCTGCACCAGCTCGTCGCGCACCGGGCCGGGGCGGTCGTCGAACTCGACCGCGCCGCTGATGTAGACGCAACCCGAATCGATCTCGAGCGCGGTCTGGCGCACCCACAAATCGAACAAGGCGCGCAGCCGCGGCAGTCCGCGCGGCTGTTTGAGCGCTGGGTAGAACACGTCGCGTTCGAAGCGCTGGTGGTATTCGCGCACCACCGCTATCTGCAAGTCTTCGCGCGAGCCAAAATGGGCGAACACGCCCGACTTGCTCATGCCCAAGACCTCGGCAATGGCCCCGATGCTCAGGCCCTCGAGCCCGACCGGCGCCGCCAGCGCGAGCGCCGCATCCAAAATGGCGGCGCGCGTTTGCTGGCCTTTGTGCAAGGCCCGCACGGCGCGCACGCCGGCACTGGACGCGACACGGGTACGGCGCCCTTCCTCGGGTTTGGCAGACTGGCTGGGTGCGGCAAGTGTCATGGCAAAAAATACGAACGATCGTGCTATTTTA
Coding sequences within:
- a CDS encoding TetR/AcrR family transcriptional regulator, whose translation is MTLAAPSQSAKPEEGRRTRVASSAGVRAVRALHKGQQTRAAILDAALALAAPVGLEGLSIGAIAEVLGMSKSGVFAHFGSREDLQIAVVREYHQRFERDVFYPALKQPRGLPRLRALFDLWVRQTALEIDSGCVYISGAVEFDDRPGPVRDELVQTVNTWQAAMRRAVQTAIAQGHLRPEADPHQIAFEIHGLILALHYDARFLRNPQGLQHARQGFENLLARHHC
- a CDS encoding acyl-CoA dehydrogenase C-terminal domain-containing protein, with the translated sequence MPAYTPPLRDMQFVLHEVLHAVDALKACPAHADADIETLNAVLEEGGKFAAEVAFPLNISGDHEGCTLDKATHEVQAPSGFKAAYQQYVAGGWPALSCDPEYGGQGLPFVVNQCFYEMLNSANQAWTMYPGLSHGAYECLHAHGTPEQKKTYLAKLVSGEWTGTMCLTEPHCGTDLGMLRSKAEPQADGSYKITGQKIFISAGEHDLTENILHLVLARLPDAPAGSKGISLFLVPKYHVQADGSLGARNPIFCSGLEHKMGIHGNATAQLMLDGAIGTLVGQPNKGLQAMFVMMNAARLGVGNQSLGLTEVAYQNALAYAKDRIQMRSLSGVKAKDKPADPIIVHPDVRKMLLTAKAYAEGGRALMTYSALLLDQEINHPDEKVRKDSAELLALLTPIAKAFVSDNAWTATTMCQQVFGGHGYIKEWGMEQYVRDARINMIYEGTNTVQSLDLLGRKVLGNNGASLKKFGKLVAALVEQEGVNEKMAEFINPLAYLGEQMNKFTTEIGFKGMQNPDEVGAAAVDYLRVAGHLVYAYFFARMASVALKQIATGSQDPFYTAKLQTARFYFAKLLPETAMLMRTARAGSASLMDTEAALA